Sequence from the Thunnus maccoyii chromosome 11, fThuMac1.1, whole genome shotgun sequence genome:
actattttctgccattttttagacaaaacaattgaTTGAGACAATAATCAGTgtaagattaatcaataatgaaaataactgatagttgcagcccttatTGCCATATAGTCTAGTCGCACTCTGGTTATAAgtgtacatttaaataaacaaatactggCTGAGAGGGGCGGTAgatgtcaacattttattatttgtttttactttgaaatATCAGTATTGGTCTACCCTACATGCTACTACtgaactattttatatacagttagctagtttagtccagtggttcccaacctagggatcaggcccctccaaagggtcaccggGTAAATCTGAGGAGTCGTGAGATGATTttgagttttcagtttttggactttttctctaatctttgatttttggtgaaatattggatcatttgaacatttactgaaatgacacgtgagaagtttagagagaaaaatcactatttggtggagctgttaacaactcatagatcTTTTTGCAAGctaaaaaggttggaaaccactggtttcatctttaacaatgtgttgtattttaaaagcttattatattatccattgtgtcaaatcttcatctgaaaagtaactaaagctgtcaaataaatgtagtggagtagaaaatacaacatttccctctgaagtgtagtggagtggaagtattaagtagcatcaaatggaaatactcaaataaagtaccttaaaattgtacataAGTAAATGTACTCAATTACTTCCACTGCCTCTGGCTCACTGAAACTGTTGCTGCTGGTGAAAACAGCTTATGAACCCAGAAGGCTTAAGGATTTCTGAGGAATTGGACTTTATGTGGTTAATGTGTTGAAACTACATTTCtaaaccaacaacaacatataataCCAGTTAGCTGGCTGGCTAATGTTGCCTATTGTTACAAATGCATTATTCAGCAAACTGTCCAGCTGACACAACACAGTGAGCGGAGCTGGTACTAGACTGATCCGTGTGGAAAGTCGCTCTAATCTGAGCtaactttgtttatttaactGGCTACAGTTAGCAATTTAGCCCGGGAGAAAACAGCTTTCAAACAGCTTCCAAAGCCACAGAAGAATACTGTCAGTGTTTCCATTAAACCCACCTGTTAAAAAGGTGTGTGTCTGCTGTAGTTTAGATGTGTGTCTGCTGTAGTTAACGGGTCTATCTGACGGTTTCACACCGGGGCACACGGGTCGGTGACGGGTTGATGAAGCTATCACACTGAGCTGCTCTGACGCTTGTTTGCGGAAGTGAGGAGAAAAATAATGTCACGTGATTAAGAGGCCAAAGTAATGGATCGCAGAGTTCAGATTAGATTTACTGTATGAGAAGTTACACTGAACCCAGTCCATGAAGCATTTAATTTATGGTTTAGTTCCCTTGTTTGTTGTAAAATATGACAGCCACAGTTGTTCACTCCCTCTTCTCCTCACCAGAGCCAGATTAATCTGTTAGCAGGGCCTGGGGGCAAACTTGACCTGTGGGCCCCATACAGACCCCCCAACTCCTCATTCTTTTTGTACTATGTTGCCTTCAAGTATCCATCAGGTTTGTACATTGCACATGATAGACACACAGAAACGTTATTATATTTTTCCTGAAACAAATTCAGAAGTCAGCTCAGTTTTATCATGATATAATACATTTGACAAAGTACACCTTATTTACTGTCTTCCATTTCACGTCTGAATTCTGAGTGGGAAATTTATGTTCTAAATATTAGGCTACCCCTCAAAATTTCCACAGTGGAACAAAAAAGTAGCGTCCACCGAACGTAGCTTACACTATGCATTTTGGGAATCCAAAAATGCAATGCTCTGCGTTTTACAGATGCAAAATTGATGCTTGTGCAACACTAAGTGTCCAAAATCTAACTTTAGTGCTCACTATACACTAGTGAGTATATTTGTATAGAAAGTAGCGCATGAGTGAACGAGGGAGTGATTTCAAACACTGTCAATCTCATTTTAAGAAGCTGTTTTGGAGCTTTCCATTGTATGACATGATATTCCTCAGCAGATGTAGTTTGCCAAGTTGTAATCGATATATAGATGTTCAAATCTCCAATTCACTGTGCACCTTAAAGGATGGGCTCatcattttttaagtctgtcttaaaacaacagtcagatgcccaaatgaacattgaaataggtttttcttgccacaatcattcttcctgttcataccagccattagaagatcccttcataatacactaACAATTACTTAagatgggagccaaaatccataaacctccttctgtgcaaaaatgtgattaaaagtttatgtgaagctaatatgaagcttcagctgtccaaattagtcaagtcattaagtagatatctttcaacattacagtctttttagtgccaaagtccttatttttgttactttacttccactgcagctcaacagggaaacagtctgaggaaacacaaagaggaaatttgatgctaaaaagactgtaaatgtggcagatatccacttgatatgactaactcagactgctgaagcctcataagcttcagaaaaactgtttttgcacaaattgactgtgtggacacactatggattttggctcccatcacttgaactgaaagcacatttcaaAGGAATCTTTTAATAATCAGTAAGagcaggaggaataattacagtgagtaaaacttctttcagtgttcatgtgggcacctgactgttgtttcaagacaaattgtgaatctgtcctaATGGACTTGTCATCCATGTTGACAACTGGGAAACTCCATCTGCTGGGGAAGATTATGTGAtacaactgctgtttccaaggtcaaggaTGAACTTCCAAGCTTAACCCAGAATTCCTCTGATGGAATAATACTCCTCCTAAGGTTTGTTGAGTGTCcgtttgtggtaatttgattacacacacatttattttggatTAAAACTTGATTAAAACCGGATTTTGATACAAGCCTATAAGACAGGATCTAATGACTAAGTAAAAATATAGGAGCTGCCTTAAGGCCTATAACATTTCAGTTCACATCTTGATTTGTGttaaccccccaccccccaaaaatTGCAATCAAATTGCCACACAACACTAAAAGTCCTGGGAAATCTTGATCTGGGTCAAACAGTATTAATGTTCCACTTTCAGGCCTGTTATCTTATTTTGCATGAGGTTTGGTACTGTGACTCCACAGGAAACCCAaattcactgctgcaggctgagttaATCATTGCCCTCGAGTCAATGTGTTGActaacacacatgcatggatTTAACTCGGAAACTATGCCActtacaaaacaaatgtgtccATTACAAAAGCGTCCGCTGTAACCTAATTTCAGGATTGGAATTAGTCAAACAAGTAAAGTGTCTGTCCTGGCCTGGACTCACCTCTGCCTTGACAGCCTGATATGCGTGGGTGGACGGGTAAATTCACAAACACCATCCCCCTAAAAGAAGAGATGAATCCAGGTGTACGAACAGATAATAACTCTCCTCATCCTGTTATTTGTTGCTGACAGATCTCACCTGTAATTGTAAAGGATgtgccacaaaaacaaaacaaaagaaagtcaAGAGTAGTTAAAATTACAGCTTGACAAGATATGGTCAGTTTGCTCTTGTAGTCATGGAGAGGAAGTGATGTAGATCTTAAATCCAGGAGATATAAAAACTCATGAACCCAAGGAAAAAACTCACACGCAAACACATCCACACCCAAAAGCTACATTCACACTCATGCAACTTAATTGGActtacatctactgtatgtgtgaatcaCAACACTTGCAAGCACAGAGGATCCAACGGCTAAACAGCAAGTTTATTTTGGTTAGGATCAGAAACACAGATAATGTCCTGAGGGCGAGATGAGAGGAAATGATATCAAAATCCCCTGACTTGAAATATGGCAATGATGGTTTTGTGATGTTCGAGGGGTAATGAGTGAGAGAAATGGTGTTACAATGTTCAGTGAATAAGATCGGAGCAGCAGGGTGTTGCATTGACCATCCCCCACGGCAAACTCCAACAACAGGGAGACTACATACTACTGTGCCCACATCTCCCATATCAATACTCTCCAGTTGCTCAAAGAATCTTTTCTATTCAATAAAACCTAGTTTTagttgaaatgaaaaaacaaaaggcacAATGATTTTCAACTCATATTTGTCTTTAATATGCACAAGAGTTGAAAGCATCAATGAGCCACCTTAAAGAGAAGAATTCAATCTAAAATTtataaaaagatataaacaaTCAGAGGCCAAAACGCTGTCTGTTGCTTTTCtcctattattttatttaaaacaacttTTCATTAGCAAGTAAAAATCTTGCAACAAACATAAGCTTGTATCCAATTCAGATACAAGGCAACGAAATTGTAAATCTTTAAAGTGGCTCGGTCTAGTCTGCTAGTTCATGACTGTACACCCTCTCTATAGTTTTGTTCAGTAATAAACAGCTAGTCCCAAAAACAAGCCTGGGCTGCTCAAAACAACCCCACCCAATATTTAAAACCCCAGCATGAACCCCTGCTCTGACCCCCTCTCAGTAGTTAGCAGCCAACCAGAGGATCATAAAGTCTTCAAGACCAGGGCTAGGATTGAGCTCACAGTTTTGACACGTCAAACCCAAACCCGCACACCAACTGGGACATGGGACGGTATTACAGCCCGTCACcactacagagagagagagagagagaaaaagaaaaaaaaaaaaaatagcctgtTCCAATTTATCAGCGTGTCATCACAATACATATGcaagtcaaaaataaaaacaatgaaacaaagaaatattgcttcaactgagagaaaaaaaaaaaaaaaaaaaaaaaaaaaaaaaaccctccccAGCCATCTTTGACAGTGAGGTTATCGTCCATCCAATGactgtcagctgcagcagctttgtACAGgctttatgtaaatatattcatatattcattaGACGGCAAGGAGAGAtacacatcacattttttttacacaattatTCAAATTGAGTGATGACATGTGACCTCTTCATCAAAAGTAGTTAAGTACTGTAAAGGTTAGGACCTGTACTCCTTTTGTAAGTCTAGTCTTCAATGAGTATAGGTCCCTTTCTGCAGGCAGACATCAATATGCCTCTCAGACATGTGCATAAGActgaagaaaggaaaaaaataaaaattaaaaataaaataaaaacagacatatgGAAGCTCCACAGACTCAACCAGGAGAAGCTGAAAACTGAAAaggtaaaaatgtgtttgtttgtgttttttttttttaagagagaacctaaaacaattaaaataagcTTAAAAGGTCAGATAAGCAATTCGGGTCGATTTTTTTGCTCGACGTTTTTGTTACAccgccccccctccctcccaccccccacccGCCCCCAACCCCCCAACCCCCTCTTTTAAAGTTTCACATTACAGGGGAGTCCCCACGCAAACAGTTCACTGGATCACAGGACGTGACCGAGCTCGTGCTGCAGAAATGGATGTCCTGTAGGGGGATAAAAAGCTACAGCTGACATGTTTGTCATCTCTTAAGTCTCTGTGCCTTCACCAAAAGGTGCTTCCTCCCGTGACAGGTATTCACATCCgtagaaaacaaaactgttttttttttttcgctctGCTGAATCAGAAGCAGGCAGTTAGCAGGTCTTACAGTTGTAtgtattgaaaagaaaaaaaaagaaaaagaaaaagaaaaaaagaattatggcgttttcttcacatttttgatgattttttttttttaaaacaaacattaagtTTGATAATTCAACAGAggtcacattaaaaaaagtgaCGTTATTGAGTCAGAAGTCCCGTCAGTCAGTTTGCCACGGAGTCCTCTTTTTGCCTTAGAGCCCTTTCACCCCTCCACCTGTCCCAGAACTCTCCTGGGAGGGCAGTGGGgcgggggaggggagggggagggtcCGTGGTTAATCATGGCTTAGCTCTGGGATTAACTCTTTAAACTGGGTGAGAGAGGGTTTTTGGGGTGCACGGCCATCAGGAATCTGTGTGactaagtgtgtttgtgtgtgtgtgtatagttgTATGTCAGTGTGCGTGCGCGTGGGTGGAGTAACACCAGAGGACAATCCAGGGGAGGGAAAGCacaaaaataaaccacaaacaaacagcagtattTCTTCCCCGTAAGTGATATGATGGCTTCTAACAGAAGTATGCACACAAATTCTAAGTGtcaaaaagtgtgtgtatgtgtgttttgtgtctgcaaatgtgcttgtgtttttgtccttgtgAAGATTTGACATTTGGCAATTAAATCTTGCCACGAAGGCTGTTTCTTCCttctggttttatttgtgtgaGATATTTAGAAGCACTGGCGTTAAAATAGCGACAATCCTCCTGATGCAGGTTGCCAGATGGTGATGGTGCCTGTTTGAATGACCAGGATTCCTATGTAGGGTTGCCGTGTTCTGTGAAGGATGAccattataaagaaaaaaaaaaaaaaaaacaacaaaaaaaaaaacaaacaccccACAGTGCAGAGGTGGGGGTGGGTAAATCCTTCAGTGGTGAGTTTCCATGTTGAAGTGATGTTAAGTAAATCCTGCGGTACCAGGTTGCCAGGTTGGAGGAGAGATGGATGAATGTCTGGGGTGATTACAGAGTACCCGTGCAGCTGGTTGAACCGAACACCCTGGCTTTTAGAAATTGAACTCCTTTGTTTGCATGTTGGAAGCTGGATCAAAGGTGAAGGTTCCTCCTTGAGTGGTTTCAGGGATCAAGTTGGGGTCTTCATCAATCTGAAAAAAAGGACACACATGATAAGATTGAGGTATGATAACCCCACTGTTTACTGTGTAGGATGATTTGTTAATCATTTTAGGTGTCAGTTACTTTTGGTGTACTTACATCATCTCCTGAAAAGTACTGATCGATAATCTCAAAGGCTAATTTGTAGATATCCTCGTTCTCATGCTGCTGCAAATTTTCTATCTTCTCCAAACCTGTAAAATCACagcaatgacaaaaaaaataacatattctGTCAGTAACAAATATGTAAACACTGACAACTGGCTACTGCACTATCTTCCACAGCTGTGTGACCGATAAACAGAAGAGAGACGGGAAATAATATACAACTAGAAATACCGCCTGGCAGTTGTTTGCCTCCGCCAatcagtcaagttgcagtttacatccatgtctgtctggactcataatatttgtagtgaaaaCTTTGAgggaatttaataaaatcaccacagtttcaaggtgggcagccgagattagtgtcaccaattcagcatccgaccaaatgtgaaatatagtCACAATCTGCCCTTTTGTTCCCGAGTTATGGTGTCGAATaacggccagaaaagtgtttttgaagaacattatgatgtcacagtggagttgacctttgaccttttggatatcattttatcctattaggCATTTGTGAGAAACTTTATCATAATTagtgtatgaattcttgagttatggccaaaaacatgttttgtgaggtcacagtgacctttaacctttgaccaccaaaatctaatcagttcatccttgagtccaagtggacgtttgggccaaatttgaagaaatttcTTCAAGGCTTCCTGAGATACTGCGTTCACAAGAATGGAGCAGGTGTACAGACGGACAGACAACCCAGAAACATAATACCTCCGGCCGGCACAGAGGCATAAAAATGTCTACATCTTTAGTGTTTATTAGGCAAAAAGAGAGCTCCAATTATCCCagtgaaaatgtaaacattaaattTGTAAGAGGGTTGAGATAAATGAAGAGAGCAGGTGAGAATACAGACCTCCACACTCCTCTATGATCTCGGCAATAGTGCTGGCTTCCTCTCCTGCCATGATGAGGATGTTCTTCAGGCCGTCCAGGACGACCTGCACCACCTGGGAGTCCTTCACCGACAGCAGGTTACAGAATGGAGGGATGACATTCTGCTCCACCAGGAACTCCACCTacacaaacccacacatacacaccacatcCATACTTGATTACAACATAGGTACATGGTTACAAATGTGGGAAAAAATGTCCTTGACATTCACTCACAATGACCTtcatatctaaaaaaaaaaaattcaacatgGCCTAGCTTTGTCCTCTATATATAATTAGTAGTGTAGCCTTGTCTGGTAGGATTGCtacagttttaaataaaacacacctCTACTGACTTAATATGTTCGATAAAACAGAGAGTAAAAGCACTGAAACACAAGCACCAGATTTCCCTGACATCGGTCCCAAAGCCCAGCTCACCTGGTCTTTCCTCCCACTGATGGTGAGGTTGCTGATGGCCCACGCTGCCTCCTTCTGAGTGCCAAAGTCACCCTGTAGAGAGACAGGCTGTCACTAAGATGTGCACATAGCAGGTCAGTTCTACAACAGCAAAACGCCGAGGcacagaaaatgtttgtgttcagtgtCCAATTTCTGTATCAAGAGTTGTGTTGCATCTCTggttaccaaaaaaaaaagtgcaaatgcAACtcaatacacacaaataaagccAACATTGTGATTTTCTAAATTTAGTCTGGTACCATCTGTTGAGAGAAAAGAATAGAGATTATACAGCTTAAGGCGTTTCTTTCCTGCTCTTGCATCATGCAACAAACCTTAGCCAGTTGGTGAATGATCATCGGAATCAGTCCAGCGTCGATCACAGCTTGGACCTGCTGCTGGTTCCCAGCTGTAATGTTGGACAGGAACCAGACTGCTTCCTACAAAGCAGATCGATCACTAATGATCAAAACCAGCTCTATAGGTTCCATACACATGAATATTCTACCAAACCCCAGTTCATTTCTTTATCACTGCATTAGCTTCTTTCACTTGTGTATGTAAACATGGTATTAATAATAAGACAAATAATAATTCATACACACAACATGAAGGTTGAGGCTGTGGTACCTTGTTAATCTTTTCTTTAGGGTGTGTGAGCAAGTTGGGGAAGTGTGAGAGGACGTCACAGTTGAGCACAACCTGTGTCTGCTCGTCTGTCCCTGTCACAATGTTTCCCACTGCCCTCAGAGCTGCCGTCTGCGGGTTAACAACACAGAGGACCATCACAAAACTTGAAATTATAAAACTAATTAATTCATGGCGGATAAAAATTAGAAATGGTACAGAAAAAGCCAAAGACATAATTCGTTTAAAGTCTCACCTGAACTTTCACCTCCTGATGGCTGAGGAGAGGCACAAGAAATGGAACGACACCAGAATCTATAACCATCTGGATCTGCTCGTTGCCCCCGTCTGTCAGATAAGACAGAGCCCACACTGTGTCGACTAGGatctaaacacacagacacaaaaaatcTCTTAAGACCACATACGACTCACAGGCTGCAATAATGGCATTCCAGACAGCACaaagcaaattattttttattacaaaactataaaaatcaGGGACACCCTTCGCTCTGATACTCACATTAATATCGGTGTGATATATTAGCACACAGAGGGCAGGCAAAATCTGTGGGGAAAGAAAAGTAGGTTGTGAGTGGGTTGGATGTAGGCAGAGGAATAGATGAAGTAGATGAAGGCAAAAACAGggcagagtaaaaaaaaaaaaaaaaagccagaataGCTGTCAAAACCAGACTTCAAGTGTCGCCAAAAGAGCTTTGTAGTTAGAAATTCTCCCGGGTGATGGGGTTGATTTGGCTTCTGAAAAGACACCGCAGAATCTCTGTGTGACTCAGCCTGTGTGACTCAACAGAGTCAGCTGCAAAGAGACACATTCATCTGTCtggcacgcacgcacacgcacacacacacacacacacacactactgtcCCACCTCTTGTACAGTTTCCATGGGTGGTGGTGGATCCTTGTTGCGGCAAAGGTTAACAATGACCCAGGTAACATTGCGCAGGAAGGTGATTGGGATTGATGGGTTGATGAAAGAAAGCAGAGGCTTCACCACGCCCAGGGAGATAACATAATCCCTGCACTGTGGACCATCACCTGGGCAGGCAAAGGGACAATGTCAGTATAACAGCATAGTAATTGCTTAACTCTAGcatttatgcacacacatacatatatcaGAGGAGGTTACTGACCTATaatgtttcctaaagcccaTACGGCCTGTTCACAAACGTTCTGGTGGGGAGAGTGTAACAGTCGCAGGAACAGGGGCACTGCATCtggacacaaacaaacatcaa
This genomic interval carries:
- the kpna3 gene encoding importin subunit alpha-4 isoform X2 — protein: MALLQNVTLDAILQNATSDNAVIQLSAVQAARKLLSSDRNPPIDDLIKSGILPILVKCLERDDNPSLQFEAAWALTNIASGTSAQTQAVVKSNAVPLFLRLLHSPHQNVCEQAVWALGNIIGDGPQCRDYVISLGVVKPLLSFINPSIPITFLRNVTWVIVNLCRNKDPPPPMETVQEILPALCVLIYHTDINILVDTVWALSYLTDGGNEQIQMVIDSGVVPFLVPLLSHQEVKVQTAALRAVGNIVTGTDEQTQVVLNCDVLSHFPNLLTHPKEKINKEAVWFLSNITAGNQQQVQAVIDAGLIPMIIHQLAKGDFGTQKEAAWAISNLTISGRKDQVEFLVEQNVIPPFCNLLSVKDSQVVQVVLDGLKNILIMAGEEASTIAEIIEECGGLEKIENLQQHENEDIYKLAFEIIDQYFSGDDIDEDPNLIPETTQGGTFTFDPASNMQTKEFNF
- the kpna3 gene encoding importin subunit alpha-4 isoform X1 — encoded protein: MAENAGLENHRIKSFKNKGRDVETMRRHRNEVTVELRKNKRDEHLLKKRNVPQEESLEDSDVDSDFKGQNVTLDAILQNATSDNAVIQLSAVQAARKLLSSDRNPPIDDLIKSGILPILVKCLERDDNPSLQFEAAWALTNIASGTSAQTQAVVKSNAVPLFLRLLHSPHQNVCEQAVWALGNIIGDGPQCRDYVISLGVVKPLLSFINPSIPITFLRNVTWVIVNLCRNKDPPPPMETVQEILPALCVLIYHTDINILVDTVWALSYLTDGGNEQIQMVIDSGVVPFLVPLLSHQEVKVQTAALRAVGNIVTGTDEQTQVVLNCDVLSHFPNLLTHPKEKINKEAVWFLSNITAGNQQQVQAVIDAGLIPMIIHQLAKGDFGTQKEAAWAISNLTISGRKDQVEFLVEQNVIPPFCNLLSVKDSQVVQVVLDGLKNILIMAGEEASTIAEIIEECGGLEKIENLQQHENEDIYKLAFEIIDQYFSGDDIDEDPNLIPETTQGGTFTFDPASNMQTKEFNF